A part of Leptospira congkakensis genomic DNA contains:
- a CDS encoding sensor histidine kinase, with product MAPIIVWIEQIVSNIPLPILEVWGRFAFLLGSIISIFAFTGFTFRNGKSFRISREVWNWNLTSFYWFLITFVSIFVTGYLGSSIVLIPGAQTLESLKDLSVFLCLNFFGYPALLAVPFAYGLSDLIEGVPPEFLWDWLPGYFINPTMFWLSYQMIGKSPDFRKFRIWVYYFLFVLLFLILEPFLWGFLCSEQFGAEISYRTVSSALLFTTGITWILAPFVMFVTFPIIRKIGFFWAEVPGQVKEVTLSDPQTIWKSGPKEWDILQPESDTRTGISLQLFIVTPFVLLVLFLVGVTAYVTLKNAENSAYQMVEVLHRQWSKNINLSFDRYLSELPKSSIQNFDPIDLVQVLDESKVNNHGHVFLLDEHLNPLASLSMGLGKTRLQETVRVELKKLGNEIYTSEKRFSFAIVTKKPLSRENWNAMVTIYTHPNLKEKTYLITLFPNSFYLSGVISGNSESAMVFAWAILLSLLLAVVIAEFVTRPVLSFAKASKSLAKGDWDIPVGESMIAELKDLSEAFRFMSSELKQSFERVEESQRLVMETNSNLEDKIGQRTEALIESNRSLVEMIETKEKILIDLHKTQTQLLQSEKLAALGQFAAGITHELNTPLGAITSSVHTMSEILKNDVTSLPEFLESLNVSERDDFRHLLHMSVSFGSRNSGLLNRMEKKERLGILNSHQIENPEEMMDDLASLGILQLDEPLLKILKKPRTGIILQNVLILGSLYRLVYVVQTATEKAAHVVNALKHYLYTDRLETETNFQKVHIPTELDSILTLYQTKIKNDVEITKLYTTTDYCLAERDKLNQVWINIINNALQAMDYRGKLRISVSSNEDTVITSIHDTGKGIAVEIRDKIFLPFFTTKKHGEGIGLGLDICKQIVEKMRGSIEFSSDENGTEFRVYLPKAEKGERD from the coding sequence ATGGCTCCAATCATTGTTTGGATTGAACAAATCGTTTCAAACATCCCATTGCCTATTTTAGAGGTTTGGGGCCGGTTCGCATTTTTACTAGGATCCATCATTTCTATTTTCGCATTTACCGGATTTACCTTTCGGAATGGGAAATCCTTTCGCATTTCACGAGAAGTTTGGAATTGGAACCTAACTAGTTTTTATTGGTTTCTCATCACTTTTGTTTCGATCTTTGTAACTGGGTATTTGGGAAGTTCTATTGTTCTCATTCCAGGAGCCCAAACCTTAGAAAGCCTAAAAGATTTATCCGTATTTCTCTGTTTGAATTTTTTTGGTTATCCGGCGCTCCTTGCGGTTCCTTTTGCTTACGGGTTGTCTGATCTTATCGAAGGGGTTCCGCCAGAATTTTTATGGGACTGGTTGCCCGGGTATTTTATCAACCCAACTATGTTTTGGTTGTCTTACCAGATGATTGGTAAGTCTCCTGACTTTCGGAAATTTAGGATTTGGGTTTATTACTTTCTTTTCGTTTTATTATTTTTAATCCTCGAGCCGTTTTTATGGGGATTTTTATGTTCGGAACAATTTGGAGCGGAGATATCTTATCGTACAGTTAGTTCTGCTTTACTTTTCACAACAGGCATCACTTGGATTCTCGCACCATTTGTGATGTTTGTAACTTTTCCAATTATTCGAAAGATAGGATTTTTTTGGGCAGAAGTTCCTGGCCAAGTCAAAGAAGTTACTTTATCTGACCCTCAAACCATTTGGAAGTCCGGTCCCAAAGAATGGGATATCCTCCAACCAGAATCGGATACCCGAACAGGAATCTCTTTGCAGTTATTCATTGTGACTCCTTTTGTTCTTTTGGTTTTGTTTCTTGTGGGAGTGACTGCTTATGTAACTCTCAAAAATGCAGAAAACTCTGCCTACCAAATGGTAGAAGTGTTACATAGGCAATGGTCAAAAAATATCAACTTGAGTTTTGATCGTTATTTATCCGAACTTCCTAAATCATCCATTCAGAATTTTGATCCCATTGATTTGGTTCAAGTTTTGGATGAATCCAAAGTGAATAATCATGGCCATGTTTTTTTGTTAGATGAACATTTGAATCCTCTTGCTTCTTTATCAATGGGTCTTGGGAAAACCCGGTTACAAGAAACTGTTAGAGTTGAGTTAAAAAAACTAGGGAATGAAATTTATACCTCTGAAAAAAGATTTAGTTTTGCCATTGTTACTAAAAAACCACTCTCACGAGAAAATTGGAATGCAATGGTAACCATTTATACTCATCCCAACTTAAAAGAAAAAACATATCTGATTACTCTTTTTCCTAATTCATTTTATTTAAGCGGAGTCATCTCCGGAAATAGTGAATCTGCTATGGTTTTTGCTTGGGCGATTTTACTCAGTTTGCTTCTGGCAGTTGTAATTGCTGAATTTGTGACAAGGCCAGTATTATCCTTTGCAAAAGCATCCAAATCATTGGCCAAAGGGGATTGGGACATTCCTGTTGGAGAAAGTATGATTGCTGAACTCAAAGATTTGTCGGAAGCATTTCGTTTTATGTCTTCGGAACTCAAACAAAGTTTTGAACGAGTGGAAGAAAGCCAACGTTTGGTGATGGAAACCAATTCCAATTTAGAAGATAAAATTGGTCAAAGAACAGAAGCGCTGATCGAAAGTAATCGGAGTCTTGTGGAGATGATAGAGACAAAGGAAAAAATTCTCATCGATTTACACAAAACTCAAACCCAACTTCTACAGAGTGAAAAGTTAGCAGCACTTGGTCAATTTGCTGCAGGGATCACTCATGAACTGAACACTCCGCTTGGTGCCATCACTTCCAGTGTACATACCATGTCTGAGATCTTAAAAAATGATGTTACCAGTTTGCCTGAATTTTTAGAATCTTTAAATGTTTCTGAAAGAGATGACTTTCGACATCTACTCCATATGAGTGTTTCCTTTGGATCTCGTAATTCAGGACTTCTCAATCGTATGGAAAAAAAAGAAAGATTGGGAATTCTAAATTCGCACCAAATTGAAAATCCAGAAGAGATGATGGATGATTTGGCTTCTCTTGGAATCCTCCAATTGGATGAGCCACTTTTAAAAATTTTAAAGAAACCAAGAACTGGAATCATTCTACAAAATGTTCTGATTTTAGGCAGTTTATATCGTTTGGTTTATGTTGTACAAACGGCTACAGAAAAAGCAGCTCATGTTGTGAATGCCCTGAAACATTATCTTTATACAGATCGACTGGAAACAGAAACAAACTTTCAAAAAGTTCATATTCCTACAGAACTTGATTCGATTCTCACTTTATACCAAACAAAAATTAAAAATGATGTCGAAATCACCAAACTTTATACTACGACTGATTATTGTTTGGCGGAAAGGGATAAACTCAACCAAGTTTGGATCAATATCATTAACAACGCGTTACAAGCAATGGACTATCGAGGAAAATTACGAATCTCTGTTTCCTCAAATGAAGATACAGTCATTACTAGCATCCATGATACGGGAAAAGGAATTGCAGTAGAAATTCGAGACAAAATTTTCCTACCTTTTTTCACTACAAAAAAACATGGCGAAGGAATTGGGCTTGGGCTTGACATTTGTAAACAAATCGTAGAAAAGATGAGGGGTTCGATTGAATTTTCGTCAGACGAAAATGGAACAGAGTTTAGGGTTTACTTGCCAAAGGCAGAAAAAGGGGAACGAGATTGA